AACACTTATCCTTATCCCCAAAGGATAAGTGAACAATTGGTGCCCCTTTATACCCCATCTTGTGAAACATACCCACTGTGTTCACATCATTCATCACGATTTGATCTTCCTCATTTGTCATTTTTTGAGGAACAATAAAAAGTGAAAGACCTTTGGTTCCGGCTGGTGCTCCTTCAATTCGGGCTAATACCAAATGAATAATATTCCCTACCCCATCATGGTCTCCAGCAGAAATAAATATTTTTTGTCCTTTGATTCGAAACAACTCTCGATCCTCATCTATTGGTGTTGCTGAGGTTTTAATACCTGCTAGAGAACTGCCACTTTCGGGCTCTGTCATGACCATAGTACCCTGCCATGCACCACTGTATAGCTTTGGGATAAAAGTATGCTTTAGATAGTCAGAACCATATGTCTCAATTAACCGTGCAGCCCCTGTCGATAATTGAGGATAAACACTGGCCGAAAAATTAGCGGCACCAAAAATAAAATTGGCAGATGAAGCGACCATACTAGGTATATTCAGCCCTCCAAACTCCTCATCCGCTTGTGCACCAATCCATCCTCCTTCACCAAATCGCTTCATGAGCTCCTTGATCTTTGGGTGGACATGTACTCGTCCATTCTTGAACTCTGGCTCCTGAGTATCCATTTCTCTATAAGATGGGTATAGATGAGTCTTAGCCAACTGGTCTGCAGCATCTAGCATCAATCTTATACTATTGAGGTCATGTTTCTTGAATTTGTCAAGTTTCAACACACCTTCTATATCAAAAACTTCAGTTAGTAAAAACTCTAAATTTCTACGGGAATAGAATTCTGCCATCCTATGAAATATTTTATCTGGTAATTGGATTTGAAGATAACAAAATGGCAACTAATACATCTCTTATCACAGGTATTATCTGAGAAGAAATTATGTTTTGAATATTTTTTAAAAATTATTTTCAGCCATTTATAAAGTTAAAATTCTCATTATCAACATAGAAGATTTGATCACTCTATAACTCTCAATATTTCCTAAAAAATATTCTTGCCAAGGTGTTGTATAGTAAAATTTTTGCTCCTACTTTTGCATCGCATTTGAGGGAAACAAACACACAAATGCAGACCAAAAGGAGCGGTAGTTCAGCTGGTTAGAATGCCTGCCTGTCACGCAGGAGGTCGCGGGTTCGAGTCCCGTCCGTTCCGCAAAAAGCTTGTTAGAGACTCTAACAAGCTTTTTTGTTTTTAAATCCTTTCTTGTAAAAACAGAATCATTCTAATCATGGATTTTTAAATAAACGGTAAATCAGAAAGGCTATAAAAACCAAAACCCGGCTTCACCGGGTTTTGGGCTGAGTAGGCGCTGATGTCCTATGCTCTACCATTTCAATCGGGCCGTGCCGATCACTTGATTAAAAGTACTTAATTCCGTAAATATTACCTCATTTCGTACCCTGATTTTTTCATGATCTATATCATAAAAGTTGCATCAGATGCTCTGTATCGGCATGTTTAACGATTTCGAATTCATCTGCTTCATATTTCAGTTGATACAAACACAGGTTTTCATGCTCAAATTGTTCTGATTGATTCAGCGGTAGTCCCATCAGCCAGCAAATCATAAATCTCATGGCTCGTCCGTGGGTGGCGATTAATACATTTTCCTCATTTTCCTTCGAGAGCACATAGTCCATGGCTTCCTTTTGTCTGGCCTGCAATTGCAACGGCGTATCTCCACCGCCAACTGCATAGTCATAATTACCCTTTGCCCATTCTTCGAGTCCCTTCAGATACAGCGCATGGCGTTTTTCATCGTAGGGCAAACCTTCATGATCGCCCCAGCTGATTTCGTCAAATCCTGACAATGACTCATAGGGCAATCCAGCATCGATAAAGCCCTGAACGGATTGCTTCGTACGTTTGAGAGATGAGGTATAGACTTTATCGAAAGGCACATCCTGATAAGCCTCAAAAAAAGCCTCTGCCTGTTTTCTTCCCAATTCATTCAAGTCCGAATCCACTCCTCTACCCTGCACTCTTTTTTGCTTATTGAAATCCGTCTGACCATGACGGATGATATAGATATTTTTGCTTTTCAATGGAAATGTCTTTTTGTTTGTGACCGCACGAAATTAAGAGGAAAAACCAAGTTTTATATGTTCAAAGAGATCTTTACGCTGGAAGTGATCAATAACTTGTCGAAAAACACTTTAGTTGAACATATAGACATTCAATTCACCGAAATCGGGGACGACTACCTCAAAGGCACCATGCCCGTGGACAAACGTACCCATCAGCCTTTGGGACTGTTACATGGAGGGGCATCCGTGGCACTAGCGGAGACTCTGGGCAGTGTAGCAGCCACCATGACATTGAATCCTGAGGAGCAATATTGCGTAGGATTAGATATCAATGCCAACCACATCAAAAGTGCCAGAGAAGGCACAGTAGAAGGCACCGCTCGTCCCCTGCATGTAGGTAAGAAAACGCAGGTGTGGGAGATCAAAATCACCAATGAACAGAAGGAGTTGGTTTGTGTAAGTAGAATAACATTGGCAGTTTTAGACAGAAAAAAATGAATAAGGAGTTAGAGAAGATCAATCAAACTCTGGAGGGCAAAAGCTTCGAAGAAAAATTAAAAGCCTTCTTCCATACCGCAGTAGCAATCAACACCCCTGTGGCCATATGGAGAAAACCTCAAGAAGAAAAAATACAAGCCACCTGTCAGGTAACCGAGGGACTGGATTTTGTAGAAGAAATTGAAAGCGCCTCTACCGGTTTCCTTTTCAATTGCTTTAAATCCAACCAACAGGGCAATTTCATCCGATCAGAAATCAATTTGGATCAGGAGAGCGAAAACCTGAGTATCAGCCCCAAGCTCGAAAGCTCAGATAGACTGAATCATTTTTTCAATCAGTTCGCTCAGTTTCAAGAGGACCCTACTGAGTTCAATTTTCAGGAGCAATTAAAAGCTGCTCCACATGTATTGGACGACAAGCAGGCCTTTATCCAATTGGTAGAAAAGTGTAAAACACACATAGAAGAAGGATATTACCAGAAAATCGTTCCTTCGAGAAGATCCCGGTATCAGCTACCCAAAGGCTTTCATCCTGTGCATGAGTTGATGAAGCTCTGCAAAAGCTATGAAAATGCTTTCGTTTCATTAGTGTATACTCCTGAGCATGGCCTATGGCTGGGAGCCACCCCAGAACTATTGATTGAGACTGAAAACGATCAATATTTCCGAACCGTATCTCTGGCAGGTACTCAGGGCATCCCTAAGAACTTCAACTTATCACAGGCGGCCTGGACCCAGAAAGAGATCGAAGAGCAGGCGCTCGTCAGTCGCTATATCATCAACTGCTTCAAGCAGATCAGGTTGCGCGAATTCAGTGAGCATGGCCCGAAGACCGTAAAAGCCGGTAACTTGATTCACCTAAAGACGAGCTTTGAGGTGGACATGAAAGCCACCAACTTCCCGGAGTTGGCCACTGTCATGCTCAAGCTCCTCCATCCTACTTCCGCCGTATGCGGTATGCCGATGAAACCAGCCGCACAGTTTCTGGAACAGCACGAAGGCTATGACCGAAGCTTCTTCAGCGGCTACCTGGGTCCAGTCAATGACAAAGGAACCACCTCTGTTTTTGTGAACCTACGTTGTACCCAGATCTTCAAAGATGGCGGGATTATTTTTGCTGGAGCGGGAGTTACAGAAGACAGCATACCAGAGCTGGAGTGGAACGAAACGGAAATCAAATTCAGGACCTTGCTCAACGTCTTCGAAAACATCTGATGAACCTCCAATCCACCTTTGATATACCAGAAATTTGCTTTCAGTTTGGCGTGAAGCATGCAGTGATCTCACCAGGCTCTCGCAATGCTGCCTTAACCATTGCATTTGCCCGCCACCCCCAGATCGAGTGCCTAAGCGTACCTGACGAACGATCAGCGGCTTTCATCGCCTTAGGTTTGTCACTCAAAACACAAGTACCGACCGTCATAGTCTGTACCTCAGGCTCAGCCGGTCTCAATTATGCTCCTGCTGTGGCAGAAGCATTTTTCAATCAAGTACCGCTGTTGATCCTGACGGCAGATCGACCGCCAGAACTCATCGGTAAGAGAGATGGTCAGACCATCTTCCAAAAAGAATTGTACGGTCCTCATGTCAAGGCTTATTTTGACTTCCCCTCCCTGGAGGATGACACTGATCAAGCCCAGGAACTACTAGAAAAGGCCCTGAACACCTGCCTAACGGGCGCAAAAGGCCCTGTTCATCTCAACATCCCTTTTCAGGAGCCTTTTTATCCTGAAAAAGACAAAAGCTATCAGGCCCGAAAAAACATTAGAATCACCAAAGCAGTTCCACCCCAAACACAGGTCAAGCCTGAACAAATTCAGGAAATGGATAAATATCCACGAGTTTTGATCATAGTAGGACAAGGCCATAAGGATTCAGAATTGAATGAGTCTTTGAGCCAACTGTCGAGAGAGAGAAACATACCTGTAGTCGCTGATGTGATATCCAACGCGCAAGAGGTAACAGACTGCATCCAGCATCAAGACCTTTTCCTCATCCAGCGAGACAGCAGGCTCAAACCCGACCTGGTGATTTCTTTTGGCTTATCCGTGATTTCTAAAAACCTAAAGCTTTTCCTAAGAGAACAAAAGGACATAGCACACTGGCACATCACGCCTAATGAAGATGCGGCAGACACCTACGACCACCTGAGTAAAACGCTATCTTGCACAGCCTTGGACTTCCTAAATGCGTGGAACAAAAGTGATTTAAACCCATCTGCAGAGCAAAAAAGCTTCTTTTCAGACTGGCAAAAAGCCAATCAACAAGCCAACGCTTTGCTTGAAGGCATCGACCCCATGGATTGGAATGAAAGCAGCCTTTATGCCCGATTGATGAAAGAGCTCCCTCAAAACACAGATGTGCATCTCGCCAACAGCATGGCCGTGAGATATGCCAATGTGATGGGCATCAAACAAAAAGACATTGAAATCTACTGCAACCGAGGCACCAGTGGGATCGACGGGTCAAATAGCACCGCTGTAGGAACCGCCCTTGCATCTAAGCGCAATACCTTGCTTTTCACTGGAGATGTAGCCTTCCTTTATGATCGGAATGCCTTTTGGCACAATCGTGTGCCCGACCAGCTCCGAATCGTCGTATTCAACAACCAGGGGGGCAATATCTTCCGAATGATTCAAGGCCCGTCTGAACAACCCGAGCTCAAGGAGTTCTTCGAAACGGATCAGCGATCGACTGCCCTGCATCTGGCGGAAGAATTCGGTTTCAACTACAGACCTATTGCCAGCATGGAGGAATTAGACGAACATTTGCCCCAATTTTTCTCCTTCGAAGGCCAGAGAAGCATACTGGAAATATTCACTGAGGCAGAAGATAACAAAAAGGCTTACAAACAATTATTTAAAAAAATGAGGGATTTATCCCTATCGAATTAATTTTGACGGACTAAAACTTTCAATATCATGAGTAATTTCAATTGGGAAACCATCAAAGAATATACAGATATCAAATACGAGTTTTTCGAGGGTATCGCTAAAATCACCATCAACCGACCTGAGGTTTACAATGCCTTTCGTCCAGAAACCAACTTCGAAATGTTGGACGCGATGGAAATTGCCAGAGAGCGTGAAGATGTAAGAGTAGTGGTACTGACAGGTATCGGAGACAAAGCATTCTGTTCGGGTGGAGATCAAAACGTAAAGGGCGTTGGGGGTTACATCAGTGAAAATGGTGTACCTAGACTGAACGTATTGGATCTGCACAAAGCCATCCGCTCTCTGCCTAAGCCTGTAGTGGCCATGGTCAATGGATATGCCATCGGGGGCGGTCATGTATTGCACGTGGTTTGTGACTTGACTATTGCCTCTGACAATGCCAAATTCGGTCAGACAGGACCTAAAGTGGGTAGCTTCGATGCAGGATTTGGTTCCTCTTACCTGGCGAGGCACGTAGGCCAAAAGAAAGCAAGAGAGATTTGGTTCCTTTGCAATCAGTACACTGCCAAAGAAGCAGAAGAAATGGGAATGGTTAACACAGTAGTGCCGCTAGACAAACTGGAGGAGACTACTGTAGACTGGTGTCGCACCATGATGAAGAGAAGCCCAATGGCCCTCCGTATGATCAAACGCGGATTGAATGCCGAGTTGGATGGACAAAGAGGACTAATGGAATTTGCCGGAGATGCTACCCTGATGTACTACCTGATGGAAGAAGCACAAGAAGGTAAAAATGCCTTTTTGGAAAAAAGAGATCCAGATTTTGACAAGTATCCAAAATTCCCGTAAAACCTATCATGAGGTTTATAGGATTATGGATCATATTAATCACTTTGGCAAGTACCTGTGGGCCTGCCAAAGTGATTGAATTCGTTAACTCGGACATGGACTTTAGCGATTACAAAAGCTATCGTCTCATCAATTTCAAATCTGAAAACAAGGACTACTCTCAAGAAGGACTCCATCTTTTCGACCAGATCGAAAAGGAGATTGAGCTCAACATGAAGCTTAAAAACTTCACTTCAGACCGCAATAATCCTGATCTGATCGTCCGATATGAATTGATGTCTACCACGACTACTGAGACGCAACGAAACTACAATTACTACTACGATCCTTATTACTACTACACTCCCCCTGCCCAATCCAAAAACTACACTGATGCCATCCTACTGATAGAGTTCAGAGACAAGTCCAGGAAAAAATTGGTATGGCAAGCCAGCCTTGATTTAAGGTTTGGGAAGAAGACTACCGCTGATTTGGCAATCAAACAAGCGGTAGACAGAATATTCGAAACCTACCCATACGAAGCTGGCTCAAACGAAAAAATCGTCAAAGAAAAATAGCCCAGATCCAATCAGGCATCAATCCTTCCCATCTTTTCTGTTTTGCTCAACCAGCGATTCAACTTCTTATCAGAGGCCCCTTTCATAGGACCAAAAAAGGCCGTCTTCACTGGCTTCACACCACAGAACTGTAGCGTTCCTCTCTTCAACTGATGTGTCGCTGGTGCCTTCATGAACCAATCGTAATACCACTTGGGTGAGTCAGCAGTGGTAATAATCCTGCCTGTTTTCCCCTTCAGGAGCTGCTTAGGCAATGGAGACCCCTTTTCAAAACTAAAGGTCACCTGAGGCAAAAACAGCCTATCGATAAACCCCTTCATCTTCGCAGGCAAACTGTACCACCAGACGGGATACACCCAAACCAAATGATCGGCCCATAGGATCTGATCCATGGCTTCTTGGAGATCGGGCTCCCAATCCTGTCGCTCCTTATACCCCTCCTTCAAATTGCTATCGAATTCAAGAGCTGACATCTCTATTTTCCTCACTTCCGTGCCATTGGCACCTTTCATGTAGGCTTCTACCAGGGCATGACAAAAACTGTCCGATTGAGGATTACCATTAATTATTAAGATTTTTCTTTTCATCTTTCTATGTTTTAGGTCGCTTGACCTAACAATTATAGGTCGTTTGACCTATATTTAAAAATCATTGATGATAAAAGATGGGAAAAAGAGAAGAAACGGTACAAAACATACTTCAGACAGCCACTGACATATTGCTAAAAGAGGGTCAGGGGCAGATGAGTATGCGAAGAGTAGCCAAGGAGGCCAACATCACGTTGAGCAATCTGCAGTACTACTTTAAAGACCAAAGCAGTCTGCTGATCGCCATGATAGAAGCTTACTTCAACTGGTGTCTATCGGAGGTCAAAGAAAACCTCAATAAACAACCCGAGAATTTCAAGCAATTTTTGGAGGATATCCTGAATGACCATCTAATCGAAGGAGGCAAAACAGCACAATGTAGCATGTTCAAGGAAATATGGGCGCTCACCACACGCGATCCTCAAATCAACGATGCGGTGCATACTTATTACAAAAAATATTGCCAGGAGGTGATCGCGGTGATTGCAGATCATAGCTCACGACCCGAACAATTGGTCAGTCTAATCCTTCCCTATGTCGAAGGTTATTCCATCATGGGGACTTCCATTCCCTTAAATAAGTCAGAGACCATCCAAATGCTGGTTCAGATCATCATGGGTATAGAAGCCAAAAACTAAGAAATCATTCATCAATTAATCCCTCCGTTTCATCAATTAATTCCGGCGACTCATCCATCGACTCCTATTATAGAGGCAGCATATCTGTAAAATTGAATCATGTTTGGTAATCCAAACCGTATGATTAATTATTAATACAGATTATGAACAGACTAATACTCGCATTTACTGCACTCATTTTTATTACCCTGGCTTGTAAGCCTCAAGAGAAAGAAATGAGTGATTACAATCCAACAGGACAAAACAACGTGGCCTATCAATGGGGCAAAATAGCACTGGAAGCCACTGCCAATGACACTGACATGTTCAAACCTCGTCCTACAATCACCAGCCGCTTTTTGGGTCTCATATTTACTTCCATCTTTGATGCATGGACTCGTTTTGACGAAAAAGCCACACCAGTTTACTTATCAGGGGTAGAAAGACGTCCCGCGGCAGAAATGACTACCAAGAATAAAGAAATTGCCATCAGCTATGCTGCCTATAGAGCCATGTCCGAATACTACTATTCTGATTCTACTATGTACCGCGATTTCATGGAATCGATGGGTTTGGACCCGGATGACATGTTGCTAGATCCTAGTACAGCAGTTGGTATAGGTAACCTGGCTGCTAAGGCGGTCATAGAGGCAAGAAGAAACGACGGCTCCAATCAGTATGGAGAACTATCAGGCGACAGCAAAAAGCCTTACTATGATTACACAGAATATAGCCCTGTCAACTCTGTAGAGGAAAATGTTGACTTAGAAAAATGGCAGCCCAAGTACTTCACTGATGACATGGGTAAGAAATTCGCGCCGAGCTGCCTGACTCCTTACTGGCAACTCGTGAAGCCTTTGATGCTGGATTCTTCTAGTCAGTATAGACCAGGACCTCCTCCAGCAGTAGGCTCTGAACAATTGGCTCAAGAAGTGAAGGAAGTGGTAGAACTTCAAGCGAACCTAACAGATGAAAACAGAGCATTGGTTGAATTCATGAGGGATGGTCCAAAGTCTGTACAACAAGCAGGTCACTGGTTGATTTTCGCTCAAGAGGTTTCTATTAGAGATAACCACACCCTAGACGATGATGTGAAAATGTATTTTCTGGTTGAAGCAGTAGCTATGGATGGATTTATTGCCTGCTGGGATTCTAAAATGCATTATGATTTTGCCAGACCTTTTGCTTTGGTTCATGATTACTTCAAGGGAGAAGATATCTATGGCTGGGCAGGACCTGAGGCCGGTTGGAAAGATATGAAGGGGGAAGAATGGAGACCCTATTCTCCTAACTCATTCTTATGCCCTCCTTTCCCAAGTTATGTATCAGGTCACAGTACTATCTCAGGTGGATGTGCAGAAGCTTTGAGACTTTTTAAAGGGGACGACACTTTTGGATCGTCAGTGGATTTGGTACCTGGCAGCCTAACAGAACCTAATAACATTGGGGATACAGTGACGCTACAATTCCCAACTTTCACCAAGGCAGGCGAAATGGCAGGTATCTCCAGAGTAATGGGTGGTTACCACATTCAGGCAGACAACATTGAAGGATTGAATCTCGGCAGAAATGTAGCCAGAGACATCTATAAAAAGTATTTGAAATTAGTTGGTGAAGACAGCAAACCAATTGCTGAGCTTTGATTTAGTTAGATTTGTAATAAGTAATCAAGGGCTTGATCTATGAATTAGATCAAGCCTTTCTTATTTTCCTACTATTACTTTTTCCACTTATCGGGGAACAAAAGCTGAAATAGTAGAGACATCAACACCACACCTGCACAGCCGATGGCATTGAACCATAGATAGCCAATGTCGGTGCTTACGAACAATTGCAACACCAGATACTGAGAGAGCAAAGCAGCGGTAAATACCGCAGTTCCCTTCACATATTTGATAAAAAAGGCTACCAGAAAGATCCCTAAAATATTACCATAAAAAAGTGAGCCCAGGATATTGACCATTTCGATGAGGTTCTCTGACTGGTGCGCCAAAAAAGCAAAACCTATGGCCATAAAGCCCCAAAGTGCCGTAATCAATTTGGAAGTCTTTACATAGTGCGTGTCACTCGCTTCAGGTTTGAAAACCCGCTTGTAAAAATCCACTGTCGTAGTAGAGGCCAGGGCATTCAATTCACCCGAAGTAGATGACATGGCTGCAGAAAAGATCACAGCTATCAACAGGCCAATCAACCCCTCTGGCAAATAGTTTAAGATAAAGGTCAGAAACACATAATCCGAATCCTTGGTCTTGATAGAGGCATCATGTTTGGCTATCAGATCTCGCATATCCTGGCGATTGGCCTCCAGATCTTTAGAAGTATGTTTGAGCTCTTCCCTGGTAGCCGCATCTTCAGATTGGCTAAAAGACAACGCTGCTTCCCTCCTTTTCTCAAATAGCGTCTCATGCTCGCCAATGATCTCTGCCGTCACTCCAGGCACTTTGATCTCCAACTCATCAATCGAATTTTGATTGAAATGAACGGGGGAAGGATAGAAAATATAAAACACGTAAAGCAGTGCGCCTGTCAACAGGATAAAGAACTGCATTGGGATTTTGAGCACCGCATTGAACATCAATCCCATTTTGCTCTCCGCCGTGTTCTTTCCTCCCAGATACCGTTGTACTTGCGACTGATCTGTACCAAAATAGGAAAGTGCCAAAAACAAGCCGCCCAATATCCCGGTCCATACAGTATATCTTTTCTCAGGATCAAAGGAAAAATCCACTGCATTCAGCTTGTCCAAACTTCCCGCCAAACTCAATGCCTCCATAAAAGACACATAGGGACTGAGATAATGAAGGATAAACCCAAAAGCCACCACCATGCCAAATAGAATGACTGCCATCTGATGCTTCTGAGTGATACTGACTGCTTTGGTGCCACCGCTCACTGTATAGATAATCACCAATATACCAACCAGCAGGATGGTATAAGTCAAATCCCATTGCAGGATGGTAGATAGAATGATAGCCGGAGCATATATCGTGATACCTGCCGCCAAACCTCTTTGAATCAAAAATAGAAAAGCCCCGAGCAAACGGGTTTTCTTGTCGAATCGAGATTCAAGGTATTCGTAGGCCGTATAGACTTTCAGCTTATAATAGATCGGAATAAACACAAAGGCTACAATGACCAACGCAATGGGCAAACCAAAATAGTTTTGCACAAAGGCCATCCCACTTTCATAAGCCTGGCCTGGTGTAGAGATAAAGGTAATGGCACTGGCCTGAGTCGCCATCACAGAAAGACCAATGGTCCCCCACTTCATACTTTTTCCCGCCAATAGATAATCCTGCATACTATTGGTCCCCAGAGTTTTATAAACCCCAAAACCAACAATCAAACTCAATGTACCAAAGAGCACAACTAAATCAAGTACACTCATACGAAGGCCCGGCTAAAAAAGTACAACAACACTATGATCACCAGCAGCAGGCCCAAAACAAAGGCATACATCTGTTTCCATTCCTTAAAAAACGGCGGTTTTTCTTCTATTGGGTCTTCCTGCATTATTTACCTATTGATATCAAATTCGTGAAAATTCTAAAGGCACCCGGCACACCTGCAGGCAGTTCTCTAAACCAAGA
This is a stretch of genomic DNA from Reichenbachiella ulvae. It encodes these proteins:
- a CDS encoding histidine phosphatase family protein, translating into MKSKNIYIIRHGQTDFNKQKRVQGRGVDSDLNELGRKQAEAFFEAYQDVPFDKVYTSSLKRTKQSVQGFIDAGLPYESLSGFDEISWGDHEGLPYDEKRHALYLKGLEEWAKGNYDYAVGGGDTPLQLQARQKEAMDYVLSKENEENVLIATHGRAMRFMICWLMGLPLNQSEQFEHENLCLYQLKYEADEFEIVKHADTEHLMQLL
- the menD gene encoding 2-succinyl-5-enolpyruvyl-6-hydroxy-3-cyclohexene-1-carboxylic-acid synthase is translated as MNLQSTFDIPEICFQFGVKHAVISPGSRNAALTIAFARHPQIECLSVPDERSAAFIALGLSLKTQVPTVIVCTSGSAGLNYAPAVAEAFFNQVPLLILTADRPPELIGKRDGQTIFQKELYGPHVKAYFDFPSLEDDTDQAQELLEKALNTCLTGAKGPVHLNIPFQEPFYPEKDKSYQARKNIRITKAVPPQTQVKPEQIQEMDKYPRVLIIVGQGHKDSELNESLSQLSRERNIPVVADVISNAQEVTDCIQHQDLFLIQRDSRLKPDLVISFGLSVISKNLKLFLREQKDIAHWHITPNEDAADTYDHLSKTLSCTALDFLNAWNKSDLNPSAEQKSFFSDWQKANQQANALLEGIDPMDWNESSLYARLMKELPQNTDVHLANSMAVRYANVMGIKQKDIEIYCNRGTSGIDGSNSTAVGTALASKRNTLLFTGDVAFLYDRNAFWHNRVPDQLRIVVFNNQGGNIFRMIQGPSEQPELKEFFETDQRSTALHLAEEFGFNYRPIASMEELDEHLPQFFSFEGQRSILEIFTEAEDNKKAYKQLFKKMRDLSLSN
- a CDS encoding sodium:solute symporter codes for the protein MSVLDLVVLFGTLSLIVGFGVYKTLGTNSMQDYLLAGKSMKWGTIGLSVMATQASAITFISTPGQAYESGMAFVQNYFGLPIALVIVAFVFIPIYYKLKVYTAYEYLESRFDKKTRLLGAFLFLIQRGLAAGITIYAPAIILSTILQWDLTYTILLVGILVIIYTVSGGTKAVSITQKHQMAVILFGMVVAFGFILHYLSPYVSFMEALSLAGSLDKLNAVDFSFDPEKRYTVWTGILGGLFLALSYFGTDQSQVQRYLGGKNTAESKMGLMFNAVLKIPMQFFILLTGALLYVFYIFYPSPVHFNQNSIDELEIKVPGVTAEIIGEHETLFEKRREAALSFSQSEDAATREELKHTSKDLEANRQDMRDLIAKHDASIKTKDSDYVFLTFILNYLPEGLIGLLIAVIFSAAMSSTSGELNALASTTTVDFYKRVFKPEASDTHYVKTSKLITALWGFMAIGFAFLAHQSENLIEMVNILGSLFYGNILGIFLVAFFIKYVKGTAVFTAALLSQYLVLQLFVSTDIGYLWFNAIGCAGVVLMSLLFQLLFPDKWKK
- a CDS encoding vanadium-dependent haloperoxidase produces the protein MNRLILAFTALIFITLACKPQEKEMSDYNPTGQNNVAYQWGKIALEATANDTDMFKPRPTITSRFLGLIFTSIFDAWTRFDEKATPVYLSGVERRPAAEMTTKNKEIAISYAAYRAMSEYYYSDSTMYRDFMESMGLDPDDMLLDPSTAVGIGNLAAKAVIEARRNDGSNQYGELSGDSKKPYYDYTEYSPVNSVEENVDLEKWQPKYFTDDMGKKFAPSCLTPYWQLVKPLMLDSSSQYRPGPPPAVGSEQLAQEVKEVVELQANLTDENRALVEFMRDGPKSVQQAGHWLIFAQEVSIRDNHTLDDDVKMYFLVEAVAMDGFIACWDSKMHYDFARPFALVHDYFKGEDIYGWAGPEAGWKDMKGEEWRPYSPNSFLCPPFPSYVSGHSTISGGCAEALRLFKGDDTFGSSVDLVPGSLTEPNNIGDTVTLQFPTFTKAGEMAGISRVMGGYHIQADNIEGLNLGRNVARDIYKKYLKLVGEDSKPIAEL
- a CDS encoding TetR/AcrR family transcriptional regulator; protein product: MGKREETVQNILQTATDILLKEGQGQMSMRRVAKEANITLSNLQYYFKDQSSLLIAMIEAYFNWCLSEVKENLNKQPENFKQFLEDILNDHLIEGGKTAQCSMFKEIWALTTRDPQINDAVHTYYKKYCQEVIAVIADHSSRPEQLVSLILPYVEGYSIMGTSIPLNKSETIQMLVQIIMGIEAKN
- a CDS encoding hotdog fold thioesterase, with the translated sequence MFKEIFTLEVINNLSKNTLVEHIDIQFTEIGDDYLKGTMPVDKRTHQPLGLLHGGASVALAETLGSVAATMTLNPEEQYCVGLDINANHIKSAREGTVEGTARPLHVGKKTQVWEIKITNEQKELVCVSRITLAVLDRKK
- a CDS encoding chorismate-binding protein, which produces MNKELEKINQTLEGKSFEEKLKAFFHTAVAINTPVAIWRKPQEEKIQATCQVTEGLDFVEEIESASTGFLFNCFKSNQQGNFIRSEINLDQESENLSISPKLESSDRLNHFFNQFAQFQEDPTEFNFQEQLKAAPHVLDDKQAFIQLVEKCKTHIEEGYYQKIVPSRRSRYQLPKGFHPVHELMKLCKSYENAFVSLVYTPEHGLWLGATPELLIETENDQYFRTVSLAGTQGIPKNFNLSQAAWTQKEIEEQALVSRYIINCFKQIRLREFSEHGPKTVKAGNLIHLKTSFEVDMKATNFPELATVMLKLLHPTSAVCGMPMKPAAQFLEQHEGYDRSFFSGYLGPVNDKGTTSVFVNLRCTQIFKDGGIIFAGAGVTEDSIPELEWNETEIKFRTLLNVFENI
- the menB gene encoding 1,4-dihydroxy-2-naphthoyl-CoA synthase, producing MMSNFNWETIKEYTDIKYEFFEGIAKITINRPEVYNAFRPETNFEMLDAMEIAREREDVRVVVLTGIGDKAFCSGGDQNVKGVGGYISENGVPRLNVLDLHKAIRSLPKPVVAMVNGYAIGGGHVLHVVCDLTIASDNAKFGQTGPKVGSFDAGFGSSYLARHVGQKKAREIWFLCNQYTAKEAEEMGMVNTVVPLDKLEETTVDWCRTMMKRSPMALRMIKRGLNAELDGQRGLMEFAGDATLMYYLMEEAQEGKNAFLEKRDPDFDKYPKFP
- a CDS encoding DUF4136 domain-containing protein — its product is MRFIGLWIILITLASTCGPAKVIEFVNSDMDFSDYKSYRLINFKSENKDYSQEGLHLFDQIEKEIELNMKLKNFTSDRNNPDLIVRYELMSTTTTETQRNYNYYYDPYYYYTPPAQSKNYTDAILLIEFRDKSRKKLVWQASLDLRFGKKTTADLAIKQAVDRIFETYPYEAGSNEKIVKEK
- a CDS encoding NAD(P)H-dependent oxidoreductase, whose amino-acid sequence is MKRKILIINGNPQSDSFCHALVEAYMKGANGTEVRKIEMSALEFDSNLKEGYKERQDWEPDLQEAMDQILWADHLVWVYPVWWYSLPAKMKGFIDRLFLPQVTFSFEKGSPLPKQLLKGKTGRIITTADSPKWYYDWFMKAPATHQLKRGTLQFCGVKPVKTAFFGPMKGASDKKLNRWLSKTEKMGRIDA